In Rhodopirellula sp. P2, the DNA window GTGCCGGTCCGCGAAATCGATCGCGGCGGGAAGTTGCTTGGCGAAGATCAGGATGTCATAGACCAGGTTGTGTTGGCCGAGCAGCGAGACGCCCCGGTTGAACGCTTCGCCATCGAGAAAGCGATCGTCAGGTTCGTCTTGGACAACGTGTCGCATCCCAACCAGCTTGGATCGTCCTGAGACGGATTCCAGCTGAGATTCGACGTCGGAGTCGGCCAAGCCGATCCAGCCCACCACGCCGCGAATCAGTGGCTCCTCGGAGGCGATCTTCAGCAGGTCCTCGGTTTCTTGCCTGGATTGGCGAGCTTGGACGCTGACAAAGCCATCGACACCGCTTTGGGCAGCAACCTTGCGAAGTTCAGCGGCGAGGAAGTCCTGTCGCAGGACGCTCATGCTGTCACTGATCCAACCGTATTCTTCTGGATCGTAGGCCCAAAGGTGGTGGTGCGAGTCAATCAACATACTGGTTTTCTCTATAGAGAAATGTCGTGTGGGGAAGGGTTGGGGCACGGTGGAGCCCGGGCCAGCCACATCCTAGCCCGGAACGCCGGCAAGGGAACCTGAAGGCTGATTGGCGTGTCTTCCGACCCAATCGTCACCGCTTCCCGAAAAAACGGAGTGCATTCAGCGTTCGGGTTGCTCGTTTGTTGGCCGGCGGCGAAGATATCGGTTCAAAGGTGCCGGAAAAGTTCGTCTTTTCGCAACCCTTTTTGATTCACATCTCTCCGCCTGCTTTTGGGTCATCCATGTTGCAAGCCTCTTCGACTGATCAGCTTCTTGCCGAACTCATCCGTGAACGCATTTTGATGCTTGATGGAGCGATGGGGACGATGATTCAGCGGTTGGGACTGGATGAGGCGGCGGTGCGCGGAGACCGGTTTGCCGACCACAACAAAGACCTGAAGAATTTCTCGGACATCCTGTGTCTGACTCACCCCGAGAAGATCACCGAGATCCACTCCCAGTACTACGAGTCGGGCAGCGACATCGTGGAAACGAACTCATTCGGTGCGTCGCCGATCGGGATGGTCGAGTTTGGATTGCCGCTGGAGCTCGTTCATGAGATCAACGTGGCCGCGGTCGCGTGTGCTCGCAAAGCCGCTGAGCAATGGACCGCCAAGACACCTGACAAGCCACGATTTGTGGCCGGTTCGATTGGACCGACAACCATGCAGTTGGCGATCAGCACGAATGTCGATGACGGCGCGTTTCGTGCAACCACGTTCGACAAGTTGGCGGACAGTTACTACGCCCAAGTGAAGTCACTGTGCGAGGCAGGCGTCGATATCTTGCTGCCCGAAACCGCCATCGACACGTTGAACCTGAAGTCATGTCTGTTCGCGATCCAGCGCTACTTTGACGAAGGTGGTCGGCGAGTTCCGGTGATGGTTTCCGGGACGTTTGGCAATGGCGGTCGGACGTTTGTCAGCGGCCAAAGCGTCGAAGCTTTTGTCACGGCGTTGTCGCACTTCCCCATGCTTTCGATCGGGATGAACTGCGCTCTCGGCCCGGACATCATGCGTCCGCACGTGGAGGAAATGTCCAAGGCGACCGGGCTGCCGATCAGTTGTCACCCCAACGCTGGATTGCCCAATGAGATGGGTGCGTTTGACTTGGCTCCCAAACCGATGGCAGAGATCGTTGGCGAGTACGCCGACAACGGTTGGATCAATATTTTAGGTGGATGTTGCGGGACAACCCCGGACCATATCCGCGCGATGACGGAACGGGTCAAGGACTGCAAGCCGAAGCAAGAAGACAAGGGCGGTCCGGTATGGACTCGTTTGTCAGGTCAGTTGCCGATGGTGATGCGTCCGGAGATCCCGTTCACGATGGTTGGTGAACGGACCAACGTCACCGGCAGCCGCAAGTTCGCTCGTTTGATTCGTGACGAAAAGTACGACGAGGCGGTCGAGGTCGCGCGCGAACAAGTCGAGAATGGTGCGACGATCATTGATGTGAACTTCGATGATGCATTGCTCGATGGCGTCGAAGCGATGACGAGGTTCCTCCGGCTGATTGCCGGTGACTCGGTGGTGGCTGCGGTTCCTTTGATGATCGACAGCAGTCGCTGGGAAGTCATCGAGGCAGGTTTGCAAAACGTGCAAGGCAAAGCGATCGTCAACTCGATCTCTCTCAAGGACGGCGAGGAAGAGTTCCTTCGTCGCGCAAGGTTGGTGCGTCAATACGGTGCGGCAACGGTGGTGATGGCATTTGATGAAGAAGGCCAAGCTGCCGACGAAGACAACAAGGTTCGGATTTGCAAACGAGCGTATGACTTGTTGGTCAACCAAGTCCACTTCCCACCTGAAGACATTATCTTTGACCCCAACATCCTGACCGTCGCGACTGGGATGGAAGAGCACAACAATTACGCGGTGGATTTCGTCAACGCGGTCGAGCGGAT includes these proteins:
- a CDS encoding amidohydrolase family protein, whose amino-acid sequence is MLIDSHHHLWAYDPEEYGWISDSMSVLRQDFLAAELRKVAAQSGVDGFVSVQARQSRQETEDLLKIASEEPLIRGVVGWIGLADSDVESQLESVSGRSKLVGMRHVVQDEPDDRFLDGEAFNRGVSLLGQHNLVYDILIFAKQLPAAIDFADRHSNLPMVVDHIAKPSISAGKMDPQWEPHFKELARREHLTCKFSGVATEVRDADWDIETIRPYWDVALEAFGPQRLMFGSDWPVCLLRTGHQQWLDTVRELAAELSQDEQAAFFAGNAIKAYGLDA